A genomic region of Polyangium spumosum contains the following coding sequences:
- a CDS encoding HAD family hydrolase, protein MSRFSPRALIFDMDGLLVDSEPLWHHVERAFCAARGGDWTDEMALACTGQGIGRIVHIMGERFGFEVDEARDVAELEDRFLAEVETLSLKPFARVFLDEARGRLPIGLASSSPRRLIDASLKRFGITDHFDVTVSGQEVPRAKPWPDVYQRAAERLLVEAAACLALEDSKNGARAAKAAGMRVIAVPEGDFVAFEEIADVVVRSLEEARGLVRLP, encoded by the coding sequence ATGAGCCGATTCTCCCCGCGCGCGCTGATCTTCGACATGGACGGGCTGCTCGTCGACTCGGAGCCGCTCTGGCACCACGTGGAGCGCGCGTTCTGCGCGGCGCGCGGGGGCGATTGGACCGACGAGATGGCGCTCGCCTGCACGGGGCAAGGGATCGGGCGGATCGTGCACATCATGGGGGAGCGATTCGGCTTCGAGGTGGACGAGGCGCGCGACGTGGCCGAGCTCGAGGATCGTTTCCTCGCCGAGGTGGAGACGCTCTCGCTGAAGCCGTTCGCCCGCGTTTTCCTGGACGAGGCGCGCGGGCGGCTGCCGATCGGGCTCGCGTCGTCGTCGCCGCGGCGGCTGATCGACGCGAGCCTGAAACGGTTTGGCATCACGGACCATTTCGACGTGACGGTGAGCGGGCAGGAGGTGCCGCGGGCAAAGCCGTGGCCGGACGTGTATCAGCGCGCGGCGGAGCGGCTTCTGGTCGAGGCGGCAGCGTGCCTCGCGCTGGAGGATTCGAAGAACGGGGCGCGGGCCGCGAAGGCCGCGGGGATGCGCGTGATCGCGGTGCCAGAGGGAGATTTCGTGGCGTTCGAGGAGATCGCGGACGTGGTGGTGAGGAGCCTCGAGGAGGCGCGGGGGCTCGTGCGGTTGCCGTAG
- a CDS encoding NAD(P)-binding domain-containing protein, producing MTEHKQAPSVGVVGGGPWGRALATAARRAGAEVVLHSRRDQKDDDPGLSVTVDYAEVARARLVVIAVPSPVARGVLRALGDHLGGQHLVVHGVRGLGAEGLETVSDLVREETPARRLGALGGPVQAGELIEGRPSAMVIGSRFPEVIAAVTRAFQGPSLRVYGTNDLRGLEWASALVGCLSIGVGYAEEAGAGPGLLAALISRGVEEAARLMAAAGCEERTMFGLGGYGDLLASIALEDRPEVVLGKALARKVPLEQAIGMAKLRVEAIPLIPRIARFAEERKVDAATFRALSDILAGGRPQAMLDRMFSG from the coding sequence GTGACGGAGCACAAGCAGGCGCCGAGCGTGGGGGTCGTGGGCGGCGGGCCCTGGGGACGGGCGCTCGCGACGGCGGCGCGAAGGGCGGGCGCGGAGGTCGTGCTGCATTCGCGGCGCGATCAGAAGGACGACGATCCGGGGCTCTCCGTGACGGTCGATTACGCGGAGGTCGCGAGGGCGCGGCTCGTCGTCATCGCGGTGCCGTCGCCGGTCGCGCGGGGCGTGCTCCGGGCGCTCGGGGATCACCTCGGCGGACAGCACCTCGTCGTGCACGGGGTGCGCGGGCTCGGCGCCGAGGGGCTCGAGACGGTGAGCGATCTCGTGCGCGAGGAGACGCCCGCGCGGCGCCTCGGCGCGCTCGGAGGCCCGGTGCAGGCCGGAGAGCTCATCGAGGGCAGGCCGTCGGCGATGGTGATCGGGTCGCGGTTCCCGGAGGTGATCGCGGCCGTGACGCGGGCCTTCCAGGGCCCGAGCCTGCGCGTGTACGGGACAAACGACCTGCGCGGGCTCGAGTGGGCCTCGGCGCTCGTCGGTTGCCTCTCGATCGGGGTCGGCTACGCGGAGGAGGCGGGCGCGGGGCCGGGGCTGCTCGCGGCCTTGATCTCGCGCGGGGTCGAGGAGGCGGCGCGGCTCATGGCGGCCGCGGGCTGCGAGGAGCGGACGATGTTCGGGCTCGGCGGCTACGGCGACCTGCTCGCGTCGATCGCGCTCGAAGACCGGCCCGAGGTGGTGCTCGGCAAGGCGCTCGCGCGCAAGGTGCCGCTCGAGCAGGCGATCGGGATGGCGAAGCTCCGGGTGGAGGCGATCCCGCTGATCCCGCGGATCGCGCGGTTCGCGGAGGAACGGAAGGTGGACGCCGCGACCTTCCGTGCGCTCTCGGACATCCTCGCCGGCGGCCGTCCACAGGCGATGCTGGATCGCATGTTCTCGGGCTGA
- a CDS encoding class I SAM-dependent methyltransferase, which produces MLDRVGKMTERLLRDAGVGAGMRVLDAGCGRGDVTFLVARLVGDGGRVLGIDRDTGALSIARERARELGLSNVEFMEADLAAPDPDRHGFDAVVGRRVLMYQADRVAAVRALSAALRPGGVMVFHEVDATMVPASRTPLPLHAQVHRWMWETVAREGATTSMGFELPFVLEEAGLVVEDVRAEAVVQTAKARHGGAPILRAMMPRIVGHGVATEAEIDVDTLDERLADELRRSNAVYIGDMVFGAWARKPG; this is translated from the coding sequence ATGCTCGACCGCGTTGGAAAGATGACCGAACGACTGCTCCGCGATGCGGGTGTCGGCGCCGGCATGCGGGTGCTCGATGCTGGTTGCGGGCGGGGTGATGTGACGTTTCTGGTCGCTCGCCTCGTCGGTGATGGTGGCCGCGTGCTCGGCATCGATCGAGACACGGGGGCCCTGTCCATCGCGCGCGAACGGGCGCGAGAGCTCGGGCTTTCGAACGTCGAATTCATGGAAGCCGATCTCGCCGCGCCGGATCCTGATCGTCATGGATTCGACGCGGTCGTCGGACGGCGCGTGTTGATGTACCAAGCGGATCGTGTCGCCGCGGTCCGAGCGCTCTCTGCCGCGTTGCGCCCCGGCGGCGTCATGGTCTTTCACGAAGTCGACGCGACGATGGTGCCGGCGTCGCGGACGCCGCTCCCGCTCCACGCGCAGGTACATCGCTGGATGTGGGAGACCGTGGCACGCGAGGGAGCCACGACCTCCATGGGATTCGAGCTGCCGTTCGTCCTCGAGGAGGCGGGGCTCGTCGTGGAGGACGTGCGCGCCGAGGCCGTCGTGCAAACGGCGAAGGCACGTCACGGGGGAGCGCCCATCCTTCGCGCCATGATGCCGCGGATCGTCGGCCACGGGGTCGCGACGGAGGCCGAGATCGACGTCGACACGCTGGACGAACGCCTCGCCGACGAACTCCGACGCTCGAACGCCGTTTACATCGGCGACATGGTCTTCGGCGCATGGGCGCGTAAACCCGGATGA
- a CDS encoding serine/threonine protein kinase, translating to MGCVSAAQSLPDKQPVSIGKYKLIANLGRGGMADVFLAVVAGPLGVNKLQVVKRLRAEFAEDPERLEMFLDEARIATRLNHPNVVQTFEVHAEKDTYFITMEYLEGAPLNRLVNRARTKAAPPPGVLLRILADVLAGLHYAHELCDYDGKPLNIVHRDVSPHNVIVSYDGQAKLLDFGIAKSDVRMMETRTGIMKGKLGYMAPEQVRCRPLDRRADVFVAGIVLWEILAGRKMWDNKAPDMEVLHKLATGDLPTIESVRPDVAPELAKICGKALSYDPVNRYPTAAKMRAAILDYLDSAGLWVTPEDIGKYVSTVYADKRAEIRKVIEKQIAKLKQSEIEIEAAAPAPEEVPASSMRVLRMDTAHGGSDAGASILPNLRSMPPSGESAEVLTPEIPRPPGLPAALAMEPPPVTPTLDRRADVLPKTDPPAPRAKTNEKAPAAPGAELAEAEPESKRGSDRLRLIVALVVVFAAAVGAFVALRFRQTQAPPPPPAASASQDPKQPSPGPVSPAATNTPPR from the coding sequence ATGGGCTGCGTGTCTGCCGCGCAGAGCCTCCCCGACAAGCAGCCGGTGAGCATAGGTAAGTACAAGCTCATCGCGAACCTCGGGCGCGGAGGAATGGCCGATGTGTTCCTCGCGGTCGTCGCGGGGCCGCTCGGCGTGAACAAGCTGCAGGTGGTGAAGCGGCTGCGCGCCGAGTTCGCCGAGGATCCCGAGCGGCTCGAGATGTTCCTCGACGAGGCGCGGATCGCGACGCGGCTGAATCACCCGAACGTGGTGCAGACGTTCGAGGTGCACGCGGAGAAGGACACGTACTTCATCACGATGGAGTACCTCGAAGGCGCGCCGCTGAACCGGCTCGTGAACCGCGCGCGGACGAAGGCGGCCCCGCCGCCCGGGGTGCTTTTGCGGATCCTGGCGGACGTGCTCGCGGGGCTGCACTACGCCCACGAGCTCTGCGATTACGACGGAAAACCGCTGAACATCGTCCACCGCGACGTGTCGCCGCACAACGTGATCGTGTCGTACGACGGTCAGGCCAAGCTGCTCGATTTCGGGATCGCGAAATCGGACGTGCGGATGATGGAGACGCGCACGGGTATCATGAAGGGCAAGCTCGGGTACATGGCGCCCGAGCAAGTGCGCTGCCGGCCGCTCGACCGGCGGGCCGACGTGTTCGTCGCGGGGATCGTGCTCTGGGAAATCCTCGCCGGCCGCAAGATGTGGGACAACAAGGCGCCGGACATGGAGGTGCTCCACAAGCTGGCGACGGGGGATCTGCCGACGATCGAGTCGGTCCGCCCGGACGTCGCCCCGGAGCTCGCGAAGATCTGCGGGAAGGCGCTCTCGTACGATCCAGTGAATCGATACCCGACGGCGGCCAAGATGCGGGCCGCGATCCTCGATTACCTCGACAGCGCGGGGCTCTGGGTCACGCCGGAGGACATCGGCAAATACGTCTCGACGGTCTACGCGGACAAACGCGCCGAGATCCGCAAGGTCATCGAGAAGCAAATCGCCAAGCTGAAGCAGAGCGAGATCGAGATCGAGGCCGCCGCGCCGGCCCCCGAGGAGGTGCCGGCGTCGTCGATGCGGGTGCTGCGGATGGATACGGCGCACGGCGGGAGCGACGCGGGGGCGTCGATCTTGCCGAACCTGCGGAGCATGCCGCCTTCGGGGGAGTCGGCCGAGGTGCTCACGCCGGAGATCCCGCGGCCGCCGGGGCTGCCCGCCGCGCTCGCCATGGAGCCGCCGCCGGTCACGCCGACGCTGGACCGGCGGGCGGACGTCTTGCCGAAGACCGATCCGCCCGCGCCGCGGGCGAAGACGAACGAAAAAGCGCCCGCCGCGCCGGGGGCGGAGCTCGCCGAGGCCGAGCCCGAGTCGAAGCGAGGTTCCGATCGATTGCGGCTGATCGTGGCCCTCGTGGTGGTGTTCGCCGCGGCGGTGGGCGCGTTCGTGGCCTTGAGGTTCCGACAAACCCAGGCGCCGCCGCCCCCGCCGGCGGCGTCGGCGTCACAAGATCCAAAACAGCCGAGCCCCGGGCCGGTCTCGCCCGCCGCGACGAACACGCCGCCGAGATGA
- a CDS encoding DUF5985 family protein — translation MIQVLSGAFVGMALAISLFFFQFWRKSHERLFALLALIFALLSIERSVLAFVPAGHESRHLIFLVRLLAFVLLIVGIVDKNRGQPRRFGPRPR, via the coding sequence GTGATCCAGGTCCTGTCGGGCGCCTTCGTCGGCATGGCCCTGGCCATCAGCCTCTTTTTCTTTCAATTCTGGCGAAAGAGCCACGAGCGGCTGTTCGCGCTGCTCGCGCTGATCTTCGCCCTCCTCTCGATCGAGCGCTCCGTGCTGGCGTTCGTCCCCGCCGGGCACGAGAGCCGGCACCTCATCTTCCTCGTCCGGCTGCTCGCGTTCGTGCTCCTCATCGTGGGCATCGTCGACAAGAACCGCGGACAGCCCCGCCGCTTCGGGCCGCGGCCGCGTTGA
- a CDS encoding DUF5985 family protein, translating into MAEFVYSLCLVASLVCAALLLKNYRHTRLRLMLWTGLCFSALALNNLLLLTDLLIGQLADLAIPRVATAVIAAGLLLYGMITEVT; encoded by the coding sequence ATGGCTGAGTTCGTCTATTCCCTCTGCCTGGTGGCCAGCCTGGTCTGCGCAGCGCTGCTGCTCAAGAATTACCGGCACACCCGGCTGCGCCTCATGTTGTGGACGGGGCTCTGTTTCTCCGCGCTCGCCCTGAACAACCTGCTGCTCCTCACGGACCTCTTGATCGGGCAGCTCGCCGATCTCGCGATCCCGCGCGTCGCCACCGCCGTGATCGCCGCGGGGCTGCTGCTGTACGGCATGATCACGGAGGTCACGTGA
- a CDS encoding 1-acyl-sn-glycerol-3-phosphate acyltransferase, which translates to MQDDAPIFGFNAAREDIVRAVVSRVVLSTKDPLLALNDAAYHETKRLEAQKRSPEEHKELAEWQRLARALGRMDDGERREKLASFVEHIGWDVAGNFDPRVFKVSSKLLPPIVTYLLAPRTLARLARDPRRLVSLSALDDKVRVEGPVEELRELSRRGTAVYVPTHLSNMDSIVFGYALERAGLPPATYGAGKNLFTNPVLSFFMHNLGAYRVDRRIRHNLYKDVLKTYSCVLLERGYHSLFFPGGTRSRSGGVERRLKLGLMGTAIEAYARTLLANKERRVYFVPATINYLITLEAETLIADFLAEAGKGRFIIEDDESSRLGRVTAFMRKMFDMQGAVVIRFGKPIDPFGNVVDERCRSFDRRGREVDPASYVKDEAGRVTLDPVRDAQYTRELGEEICKAYLRDTVVLETHVVAAASFERLRRASPAGDLFTVLRQRDVVVVPRDDLARDVVKLRDRLVELADRGGIVVGGYLRTASGGDIVERALRAFAGYHASPVLAPRSDGIAIVDTNLLFYYQNRLAAHGMAWDVIAPPGMPPARPPVFDKPTAQEAAQGGAS; encoded by the coding sequence ATGCAGGACGACGCCCCCATCTTCGGGTTCAACGCGGCGCGGGAGGACATCGTGCGGGCCGTGGTCTCGCGCGTCGTGCTCTCCACGAAGGATCCGCTGCTCGCGCTGAACGACGCGGCCTACCACGAGACCAAGCGGCTCGAGGCGCAGAAGCGCTCGCCCGAGGAGCACAAGGAGCTCGCCGAGTGGCAGAGGCTCGCCCGCGCCCTCGGCCGCATGGACGACGGCGAGCGGCGCGAGAAGCTCGCCTCCTTCGTCGAGCACATCGGCTGGGACGTGGCCGGCAACTTCGATCCCCGCGTGTTCAAGGTCTCGTCGAAGCTCCTGCCCCCGATCGTCACCTACCTGCTCGCGCCGCGCACGCTCGCGCGCCTGGCCCGGGATCCGCGGCGGCTCGTCAGCCTGTCCGCGCTCGACGACAAGGTGCGCGTCGAAGGGCCCGTCGAGGAGCTGCGCGAGCTCTCGCGGCGCGGGACGGCGGTGTACGTCCCGACGCACCTCTCGAACATGGATTCGATCGTGTTCGGCTACGCCCTCGAGCGCGCCGGGCTGCCGCCCGCCACCTACGGCGCAGGCAAGAACCTGTTCACGAACCCCGTGCTCTCGTTCTTCATGCACAACCTCGGCGCCTACCGCGTCGACCGGCGGATCCGGCACAACCTGTACAAGGACGTGCTGAAGACGTACTCGTGCGTGCTGCTCGAGCGCGGCTACCACTCGCTGTTTTTCCCGGGAGGGACACGCTCGCGATCGGGCGGGGTCGAGCGGCGGCTCAAGCTCGGGCTGATGGGCACGGCGATCGAGGCGTACGCGCGGACCTTGCTCGCGAACAAGGAGCGGCGCGTCTACTTCGTGCCCGCCACGATCAACTACCTCATCACGCTCGAGGCCGAGACGCTGATCGCGGATTTCCTCGCCGAGGCAGGCAAGGGGCGCTTCATCATCGAGGACGACGAGTCGTCGCGCCTCGGCCGCGTGACCGCGTTCATGCGCAAGATGTTCGACATGCAGGGCGCCGTGGTGATCCGCTTCGGCAAGCCGATCGATCCGTTCGGCAACGTGGTCGACGAGCGCTGCCGGTCGTTCGATCGCCGCGGCCGCGAGGTCGATCCGGCGAGCTACGTGAAGGACGAAGCCGGGCGCGTGACGCTCGATCCCGTGCGCGACGCGCAGTACACGCGTGAGCTCGGCGAGGAGATCTGCAAGGCGTACCTGCGCGACACGGTGGTGCTGGAGACACACGTCGTGGCGGCCGCAAGCTTCGAGCGGCTGCGGCGCGCCTCGCCCGCCGGGGATCTCTTCACGGTGCTCCGGCAGCGCGACGTGGTGGTCGTGCCACGCGACGACCTCGCCCGCGACGTGGTGAAGCTACGCGACAGGCTCGTCGAGCTCGCGGATCGCGGCGGGATCGTGGTCGGAGGTTACTTGCGCACGGCCTCGGGCGGCGACATCGTGGAGCGCGCGCTCCGGGCCTTCGCCGGCTACCACGCCTCGCCCGTGCTCGCGCCGCGCTCGGACGGGATCGCCATCGTGGACACGAATTTATTGTTTTATTACCAGAACCGGCTCGCCGCCCACGGGATGGCCTGGGACGTCATCGCCCCGCCGGGCATGCCGCCCGCGCGGCCGCCGGTCTTCGACAAACCCACGGCGCAGGAGGCAGCGCAAGGAGGCGCGTCGTGA
- a CDS encoding M36 family metallopeptidase has protein sequence MRFFSSFSASLMVLALGGTAFAASGPRTLLEVGSFSPAQKPLASVKGAEPGALDASARSILAERAPWSQGLSLGPSREATLRDGRRIVKMPQMHQGVPVLHRGATVSFDGAGVARIVAARLAEDLPADVVPALSAEDVVEKASRSAGLDMNAKTAKLVIWPSGGGNVLAWHFYAPGLTIPYAPVVVVDAQTGDIVARYNAAVSVHQASVFPTNPVKSPDVQPVTLGLPDGETKLSGPLVVARNCIDMKTTKTLMGFITVHTCELLQTSVADPGSLDFTDAPAEDTAPEDPFAELHMYAHTEIAYKFFRTFRADFKVQEGPIDAVANLRLPQGLATFDLQKMADPNLPLEPFQNAFFSPADPANPFGQLFGITGGAMMFGQGPIKDYAYDGDVVYHEFTHAVVNATIQLVGTPHRDAFGIVMSPGGMNEGLSDYFSSAITGDPDVGEYAILDADPSSKAIRSLAAADACPTSIAGQVHQDATLFSAGLWDVRTALSEEQRPELDLAVFAAMEAAPSGDLHYHDMAALILAEVKTSPLGDAVATQLEAAFTARGVLPHCQRILEFTGDTMQGPLKAGLGSGGALGVWFAPSVPAANVGQNSLGWVPGVIQVRVPIPENTESLTVDFDGASISTGLGGGGGAFAPRVLVRFGEDPVQFTYGPFKATDDLVVLTPDGGGQQGLNAYNTTATVPAGVKTAYVMIANSGEGDGAFTNLTFTTMQSSGNGGAGGMGGMGGMGPGAGGTGGTGANPAGPDVNTDAGCGCAVPGTSSVPAGASLAAFAAIAGLLARRRRAGR, from the coding sequence ATGCGCTTTTTTTCCTCCTTCTCGGCAAGCTTGATGGTCCTCGCGCTCGGCGGGACGGCGTTCGCCGCCTCCGGGCCGCGCACACTGCTCGAGGTGGGCTCCTTCTCGCCCGCGCAGAAACCGCTCGCCTCGGTCAAGGGCGCCGAGCCCGGGGCGCTCGACGCCTCGGCGCGCTCCATCCTCGCGGAGCGCGCGCCTTGGTCGCAGGGCCTCTCGCTCGGCCCCTCGCGTGAGGCCACGCTGCGTGACGGCCGGCGCATCGTGAAGATGCCGCAGATGCACCAGGGCGTGCCCGTGCTCCATCGCGGCGCCACCGTCTCCTTCGACGGGGCCGGCGTCGCGCGTATCGTCGCGGCGCGCCTCGCCGAGGACCTGCCTGCGGACGTCGTGCCTGCGCTCTCGGCCGAGGACGTCGTGGAGAAGGCCTCCAGGTCTGCCGGCCTCGACATGAACGCCAAGACCGCCAAGCTCGTGATCTGGCCTTCGGGCGGCGGCAATGTCCTCGCCTGGCATTTTTATGCGCCGGGCCTGACCATCCCGTATGCGCCCGTCGTCGTCGTCGACGCCCAGACCGGCGATATCGTCGCGCGTTACAACGCCGCGGTCTCCGTCCACCAGGCGAGCGTCTTCCCCACGAACCCCGTCAAGTCCCCCGACGTGCAGCCCGTCACGCTCGGATTGCCGGACGGGGAGACGAAGCTCTCGGGCCCCCTCGTCGTCGCCCGCAATTGCATCGACATGAAGACGACGAAGACCCTCATGGGCTTCATCACCGTCCATACCTGCGAGCTCTTGCAGACGTCCGTCGCCGACCCGGGCTCGCTCGATTTCACCGACGCGCCGGCCGAGGACACCGCGCCCGAGGATCCCTTCGCCGAGCTGCACATGTATGCGCACACCGAGATCGCGTACAAGTTTTTCCGGACCTTCCGGGCCGATTTCAAGGTCCAGGAGGGCCCGATCGACGCCGTCGCGAACCTCCGCCTGCCGCAGGGCCTCGCCACGTTCGACCTCCAGAAAATGGCGGACCCGAACCTGCCGCTCGAACCCTTCCAGAATGCGTTCTTCTCGCCGGCGGATCCCGCGAACCCCTTCGGCCAGCTCTTCGGCATCACGGGCGGCGCCATGATGTTCGGCCAGGGCCCGATCAAGGACTACGCGTATGACGGCGACGTCGTGTATCACGAGTTCACCCACGCCGTCGTCAATGCCACGATCCAGCTCGTCGGCACCCCGCACCGCGACGCGTTCGGCATCGTCATGTCGCCCGGCGGCATGAACGAGGGCCTCTCCGATTATTTCTCGTCCGCGATCACCGGCGACCCCGACGTCGGCGAATACGCCATCCTCGACGCCGACCCGAGCAGCAAGGCCATTCGTAGCCTCGCGGCCGCCGACGCCTGCCCCACCTCGATCGCCGGCCAGGTCCACCAGGACGCGACCCTCTTCTCCGCCGGCCTCTGGGACGTCCGCACGGCTCTGTCCGAAGAGCAGAGGCCCGAGCTCGACCTCGCGGTCTTCGCCGCCATGGAGGCCGCGCCCTCCGGCGACCTCCATTATCACGACATGGCGGCGCTCATCCTCGCCGAGGTCAAGACCTCGCCGCTCGGCGACGCCGTGGCGACGCAGCTCGAGGCGGCGTTCACCGCGCGCGGCGTCCTGCCCCATTGCCAGCGTATCCTCGAGTTCACGGGCGACACGATGCAGGGCCCGCTCAAGGCCGGGCTGGGCAGCGGCGGCGCCCTCGGCGTCTGGTTCGCGCCGAGCGTCCCTGCGGCGAACGTCGGCCAGAACTCCCTCGGCTGGGTGCCCGGCGTCATCCAGGTGCGCGTGCCGATCCCGGAGAACACCGAATCCCTCACCGTCGATTTCGACGGCGCGAGCATCAGCACCGGGCTCGGCGGCGGCGGCGGCGCCTTCGCGCCGAGGGTCCTCGTCCGCTTCGGCGAGGATCCCGTGCAATTCACCTACGGGCCCTTCAAGGCGACCGACGACCTCGTCGTCCTCACGCCCGACGGCGGCGGCCAGCAGGGCCTCAATGCGTACAACACCACCGCGACGGTCCCCGCGGGCGTGAAGACGGCTTACGTGATGATCGCCAACTCCGGCGAGGGTGACGGCGCCTTCACGAACCTCACCTTCACCACCATGCAATCGTCCGGCAATGGCGGCGCGGGCGGCATGGGCGGCATGGGCGGCATGGGCCCGGGTGCAGGCGGCACGGGCGGCACGGGCGCGAATCCGGCCGGCCCCGATGTCAACACCGACGCTGGCTGCGGCTGCGCCGTCCCTGGCACCTCCAGCGTGCCCGCGGGCGCCTCGCTCGCCGCCTTCGCGGCCATTGCGGGGCTGCTCGCGCGTCGCCGCCGCGCTGGGCGCTGA
- a CDS encoding winged helix-turn-helix domain-containing protein, whose translation MPDEVARFIADHITSVEQLEILLLLRSTPEEEWTARAISESLRTSEQSVSRRLADLESGGLVASRPGSAQRVYQYAPATDALRDGVTNLSSAYTELRYKVLDSIFSNPISNLHVYAEGFRFRKDRDG comes from the coding sequence TTGCCTGACGAGGTCGCGCGGTTCATCGCCGACCACATCACTTCGGTGGAGCAACTGGAGATCCTGTTGCTCCTGCGCAGCACACCCGAGGAGGAGTGGACGGCCCGCGCGATCTCCGAATCTTTGCGCACGAGCGAGCAATCGGTGAGCCGCCGCCTGGCCGATCTGGAGTCGGGCGGCCTCGTCGCTTCCCGCCCGGGCTCCGCGCAACGCGTCTACCAGTACGCTCCTGCGACGGACGCTTTGCGCGACGGCGTCACGAACCTATCGTCGGCCTACACGGAGCTGCGTTACAAGGTGCTCGACAGCATCTTCTCGAACCCGATCTCCAACCTGCACGTCTACGCCGAGGGGTTCCGGTTCAGAAAGGATCGGGATGGCTGA
- a CDS encoding transposase, protein MANVLDPEKRLRVLAALVDGNSERAVERMTDVDRKTVRRLALTFGQGALNLHNALARDLRCSLIQCDEIWSYVGKKQARVTEEDGPDVGEAYTFTALDASSRFVIGWYVGKRDEQSAREFMTDVRARLVVMPMVATDGFAPYVAAVGASFGPGVDYAVMSKNYTSKRRRDDDHRYEPPRDPFITKKPIFGAPDMGKVSTAYVERQNATMRHTIGRLRRLCYAFSKKAENHRAAISLAYAYYNLCHVVSTLRVTPAMAAGVTSHVWSLEEFMQAILSAAPVERPEKKPLAPRVPEGPARELPNGRGFLRVVDGGKAKPSEVQKPPPPSPVPVRYPTPHVEDYEERWEQMDLLLWRKKERQLAFFNEDDDS, encoded by the coding sequence ATGGCGAACGTCCTGGATCCGGAGAAGCGTCTCCGCGTGCTTGCTGCTTTGGTCGACGGCAACTCTGAACGTGCCGTCGAGCGCATGACCGACGTGGATCGGAAGACGGTCCGCCGCCTCGCGCTGACGTTCGGGCAGGGCGCCTTGAATCTGCACAACGCGCTCGCGCGTGACCTCCGGTGCTCGCTCATCCAGTGCGACGAGATTTGGAGCTACGTCGGGAAGAAGCAGGCGCGCGTGACCGAGGAGGACGGGCCCGACGTCGGCGAGGCGTACACGTTCACGGCCTTGGACGCGTCGAGCCGCTTCGTGATCGGCTGGTACGTGGGGAAGCGCGACGAGCAGAGCGCGCGGGAGTTCATGACCGACGTCCGGGCCCGGCTCGTCGTGATGCCCATGGTCGCGACGGACGGGTTCGCGCCCTACGTGGCCGCGGTGGGCGCGTCCTTCGGGCCCGGCGTCGACTACGCCGTCATGTCGAAGAACTACACGAGCAAGCGGCGCCGCGACGATGACCACCGCTACGAGCCGCCCCGAGACCCCTTCATCACGAAGAAGCCCATCTTCGGGGCGCCCGACATGGGCAAGGTGTCAACGGCCTACGTCGAGCGCCAGAACGCCACCATGCGGCACACGATCGGTCGGCTGCGCCGGCTCTGCTACGCGTTCAGCAAGAAAGCCGAGAACCACCGCGCCGCGATCTCACTTGCCTACGCGTACTACAACCTCTGCCACGTGGTCTCGACGCTGCGGGTGACGCCTGCGATGGCCGCGGGCGTCACCTCTCACGTGTGGTCGCTGGAGGAGTTCATGCAAGCGATCCTCTCGGCTGCGCCCGTCGAGAGGCCCGAGAAGAAGCCGCTGGCCCCGCGCGTGCCGGAAGGCCCGGCGCGAGAGCTTCCGAACGGTCGAGGTTTCTTGCGGGTTGTGGACGGCGGCAAGGCCAAGCCGAGCGAGGTGCAGAAGCCTCCCCCGCCGTCTCCCGTTCCGGTCCGGTATCCGACGCCGCACGTGGAGGACTACGAGGAGCGGTGGGAGCAGATGGATCTGCTTCTGTGGCGGAAGAAGGAGCGGCAGCTTGCGTTCTTCAATGAAGACGACGACTCGTAA